From a region of the Fischerella sp. JS2 genome:
- the csx7 gene encoding type III CRISPR-associated RAMP protein Csx7: MFDTFKNRLQITGKLTTITALRISAGRSSEPIGSDLPVMKDALGNPLIPGSSFKGAMRSRLESFLRGINPNFAANPAIEAEWSITNERLNGKNGIKEKVEEELKQYPENERSAKRDELLTEKIINETDLISHLFGSPWIASKFQIRDLTVVPDTWFGQYQQRDGVAIDRDTETAADGKLYDFQVVPGDTQFKFQAVVENAEEWELGLLMIGLHQFETEQIPLGGGLSRGLGVVRLEIDKMDWIDVANDAEKLLTYLQELVSNHTTDNLSSYADGKQFKDIWTHALITYLRENIAKQSTTIQPNT; this comes from the coding sequence ATGTTCGACACTTTCAAAAATCGCTTGCAAATTACAGGTAAACTCACCACAATCACCGCATTAAGAATTAGTGCAGGTCGTTCGAGTGAACCAATAGGATCTGATTTACCAGTCATGAAAGATGCTTTGGGTAATCCACTCATCCCAGGTTCTAGCTTTAAAGGTGCAATGCGATCGCGTCTCGAAAGTTTTCTTCGGGGTATCAACCCAAATTTTGCAGCTAATCCTGCGATCGAAGCAGAATGGTCAATTACAAACGAACGCCTCAATGGTAAAAATGGTATCAAAGAAAAAGTAGAAGAAGAACTCAAGCAATATCCAGAGAATGAACGCAGCGCTAAAAGAGATGAACTACTAACAGAAAAGATAATTAACGAAACAGATTTAATTTCTCACCTGTTTGGTTCTCCTTGGATTGCTAGCAAATTCCAAATCCGAGATTTAACAGTAGTACCCGATACTTGGTTTGGACAATATCAACAAAGAGATGGTGTTGCAATTGATCGCGATACAGAAACAGCAGCAGATGGAAAACTCTATGATTTCCAAGTAGTCCCTGGTGATACGCAATTTAAATTTCAAGCAGTGGTGGAAAATGCAGAAGAATGGGAATTAGGACTATTAATGATCGGCTTGCACCAATTTGAAACAGAACAAATACCTTTAGGCGGTGGACTTTCTCGTGGTTTGGGTGTGGTTAGACTGGAAATAGACAAAATGGACTGGATTGATGTTGCTAACGATGCAGAAAAATTATTGACATACTTACAAGAATTAGTCAGTAATCATACGACAGATAATCTCTCCAGCTATGCAGATGGTAAACAGTTCAAAGATATTTGGACTCATGCCCTTATTACTTATCTTAGAGAGAATATAGCTAAGCAATCTACCACTATTCAGCCAAATACTTGA
- a CDS encoding RAMP superfamily CRISPR-associated protein, with amino-acid sequence MHKRFVNHCTIDITLIPDGPILIKSGKEGADPTKPDMEFVETYHAGGRSIYLPGSSLKGAIRAHAERIVRTVGRDKRDSNNLDMLWANDPLNDKYDYLQNKSSSEIYKLSSFTDQMFGNTSIASRVRIEDAYPDQSQPLKIDERNGVAIDRVFGSTIPGALFNYQVCTAGKFRTKIHLKNFTLAQLGLIGLVLRDLNDGWFGLGFAKSRGLGTVEVKLNQAVVQYPGCILSENKQEINALGSEKKWSNTFLLGVGEFLEPDEAKLYAFPTDDHQDTPVAAQEMDLGFGVQLIWEEGRVQDLFERSVKSWSKLLVGAK; translated from the coding sequence ATGCACAAAAGATTTGTTAATCACTGCACAATTGATATAACTCTAATTCCCGATGGTCCTATTCTGATTAAATCTGGCAAAGAAGGGGCTGATCCAACTAAGCCTGATATGGAATTTGTGGAAACATATCATGCAGGAGGACGTTCTATATATTTACCAGGAAGCAGTTTAAAAGGTGCTATTCGCGCCCATGCAGAACGAATTGTTAGGACGGTAGGTAGAGATAAACGCGATTCTAATAATTTAGATATGCTTTGGGCAAATGATCCATTAAACGATAAATACGATTATCTCCAAAATAAATCGTCTAGTGAGATTTACAAACTTTCCTCTTTTACAGACCAAATGTTTGGCAATACTTCTATTGCTAGCCGTGTCAGAATAGAAGATGCTTATCCTGATCAATCCCAACCATTAAAAATAGATGAACGTAATGGCGTAGCAATTGATCGGGTATTTGGTTCAACAATTCCTGGAGCATTGTTCAATTATCAAGTTTGTACTGCTGGGAAATTTCGTACCAAAATTCATTTAAAGAATTTTACCTTGGCACAATTAGGTTTAATTGGTTTAGTATTGCGAGATTTAAATGATGGTTGGTTCGGCTTAGGTTTTGCAAAATCTCGTGGTTTAGGTACTGTAGAGGTGAAGTTAAATCAAGCCGTTGTGCAATATCCTGGCTGTATTTTGTCAGAAAATAAACAAGAAATCAACGCTCTCGGTAGTGAAAAAAAATGGTCTAATACTTTCCTTTTAGGTGTAGGTGAATTTTTAGAACCAGATGAAGCAAAATTATATGCTTTCCCCACAGATGATCATCAAGACACACCAGTTGCAGCCCAAGAAATGGATTTAGGTTTTGGTGTACAACTGATTTGGGAAGAAGGAAGAGTTCAAGATTTGTTTGAACGCTCTGTCAAGTCTTGGAGTAAATTACTTGTAGGAGCAAAATGA
- a CDS encoding RAMP superfamily CRISPR-associated protein produces MTTNRPQRPNPELAPKPYQFVSFPKDRPKLQRPVGHHKYLSDRLHGTLYLKLKVQTSVHVSTGVVVMGSDIGNNRIPLIKTMIQGVDQKLAIGGSSLKGCIRSVYEAITNSTLAVITSKYKSQIPRERLPCRNKEQLCPASRVFGALDWQGLLDFNDAKCEKMGFTAGFMPSLYPPRPEQRQAYFVRGLVAGRKFYYHTIRAIDKGQNAGIPVQQAAREYTFTTQLHFKNLLPEELGTLLIILGQDPKYPIALKVGSGKSIGMGTMTMSVEKIEQPQDLKQRYSSYQLSESDELTGEKLQKFIQKNIQAAHLHLIQKTQLEELTAILRYPTDREPPAEMY; encoded by the coding sequence ATGACAACAAATCGCCCACAACGTCCTAACCCTGAACTAGCACCAAAACCTTATCAATTCGTCTCTTTTCCTAAAGATCGTCCGAAATTACAACGTCCTGTGGGACATCATAAATATTTGAGCGATCGCCTACATGGCACTTTGTATCTGAAGCTGAAAGTGCAGACATCTGTTCACGTATCCACCGGCGTAGTTGTTATGGGTAGCGATATCGGTAACAACCGTATTCCCTTGATCAAAACCATGATCCAAGGTGTTGACCAAAAGCTTGCAATTGGCGGTAGTTCCCTCAAAGGCTGCATCCGGTCTGTATACGAAGCAATTACCAACAGCACTTTAGCAGTAATCACTTCTAAGTATAAATCTCAAATTCCCCGAGAAAGATTACCTTGCCGTAACAAAGAACAACTTTGTCCCGCCAGTCGTGTATTCGGTGCGTTAGATTGGCAAGGGTTGCTAGATTTCAACGATGCCAAGTGTGAGAAAATGGGTTTTACTGCTGGCTTTATGCCTTCGCTATATCCTCCCCGTCCAGAACAACGCCAAGCATACTTTGTTCGTGGTCTAGTAGCAGGTCGCAAATTTTACTACCATACAATTAGGGCAATAGATAAAGGGCAAAATGCCGGAATCCCCGTACAGCAAGCTGCAAGAGAGTATACTTTCACAACTCAGTTGCACTTTAAGAATTTACTACCAGAAGAGTTAGGAACTTTATTAATTATCTTAGGACAAGACCCCAAATACCCCATTGCTTTGAAAGTGGGAAGTGGTAAATCTATCGGTATGGGGACAATGACGATGAGTGTGGAAAAAATCGAACAACCGCAAGACCTCAAGCAACGCTATTCATCATATCAGCTAAGTGAATCTGATGAATTAACAGGAGAAAAACTACAAAAATTTATACAAAAAAATATTCAAGCTGCTCACTTACACCTGATTCAGAAAACTCAATTAGAAGAACTTACAGCCATACTGCGCTACCCTACCGACCGTGAACCGCCAGCAGAAATGTATTAA
- the cas6 gene encoding CRISPR-associated endoribonuclease Cas6 yields the protein MPPSNPSIINNYESHLSWLANTELVGLVFELAPKADVSIYPQYTIGLHAWFLDQVRAVDPELSAYLHDGESEKPFTISALDGKLVSSGKQLHLFASNTYHWYVTALSKRLVTWLVQWLKNAPTEVNLRNAPLQIKSCQITHAVTYAELLNSDHEDTIALQFLSPTSFRRKGHHLPLPMPTNVFHSYLRRWNDFSGMPVDQETFLAWVDDHVLITRHQVTSAKVLAGKKGAVTGFTGAVEFGLSKEAAKRPEFYQLFYALGKFAPYCGTGHKTTFGLGQTRLGWSLQAGTEVPNVESLLAKRIEDLTDIFKAQRKRTGGVRAEEIATKWATILARREMGESLQVIAQDMGIPYETVKTYAKLARRALVNNSDCV from the coding sequence ATGCCTCCAAGTAATCCAAGCATAATTAATAACTACGAATCTCACCTCAGCTGGTTAGCAAATACGGAACTAGTGGGATTGGTTTTTGAATTAGCCCCCAAAGCAGATGTTTCCATCTATCCCCAATATACTATTGGACTGCACGCCTGGTTTCTCGATCAAGTGCGTGCTGTAGATCCAGAACTGTCTGCTTACCTCCATGATGGCGAGTCAGAAAAACCTTTTACAATCTCTGCATTAGATGGAAAATTGGTCAGTAGTGGTAAACAGTTGCACCTTTTTGCTAGCAATACTTACCATTGGTATGTGACAGCTTTATCAAAGCGGCTAGTAACATGGCTGGTGCAATGGCTGAAAAATGCGCCCACAGAAGTAAATTTACGGAATGCGCCCCTACAAATAAAATCGTGTCAAATTACTCATGCGGTCACGTATGCTGAGTTACTCAACTCTGACCATGAAGACACAATAGCACTACAATTTTTAAGTCCAACCAGTTTCCGTCGCAAAGGTCATCATCTACCCTTACCAATGCCTACCAATGTCTTCCACAGTTATCTGCGTCGTTGGAATGACTTTTCTGGTATGCCTGTTGACCAAGAAACATTTCTGGCTTGGGTGGATGATCATGTGTTAATTACTCGTCACCAAGTGACATCCGCAAAAGTACTAGCAGGAAAGAAAGGTGCTGTCACAGGATTTACAGGAGCGGTAGAGTTTGGTTTAAGTAAAGAAGCAGCTAAGCGACCGGAGTTTTATCAGTTATTTTATGCTTTAGGGAAGTTTGCACCTTACTGTGGTACTGGTCACAAAACTACCTTTGGATTGGGTCAAACACGCTTAGGTTGGTCATTACAAGCAGGGACAGAAGTGCCAAATGTAGAAAGTCTGTTGGCAAAAAGAATTGAAGATTTAACAGATATTTTTAAAGCGCAACGCAAGCGGACAGGAGGAGTGCGGGCGGAAGAGATAGCAACTAAATGGGCTACTATTTTGGCGCGTCGGGAAATGGGAGAATCTTTGCAAGTTATCGCCCAGGATATGGGGATCCCTTATGAAACGGTGAAGACTTATGCAAAGTTGGCACGCCGGGCTTTGGTGAACAATTCTGATTGTGTTTGA
- a CDS encoding ABC transporter ATP-binding protein, translated as MAPAVLIENLKKRYGSVEAVKDVSFQVEPGEIFGLLGPNGAGKTTTLRALCTLTTPDAGKIEVSGISVIDNPRAARKRLGYVAQEVAIDKVLTGRELLQLQAALYHLNATVAKQRVEVVLNLLGLQEYAEQKTGTYSGGLRKRLDLAAGLLHAPDVLVLDEPTVGLDIESRFIVWEFLRKLREAGTTVVITSHYLEEIDALADQVAIIDRGVVIANGTPSQLKDKVGGDRITLRIREFTPPEEAEKAKNLLAPLPFVQEVIINSAQGNSLNLVVTPQNDALITIQQALNHAALPVFGIAQSRPSLDDVYLAATGRTLMDAELAALGSRDPKAEKKQNMR; from the coding sequence ATGGCTCCCGCCGTTTTAATTGAAAACCTTAAAAAGCGCTACGGTTCGGTTGAAGCCGTCAAGGATGTTTCCTTTCAGGTAGAACCAGGAGAAATTTTTGGTTTACTTGGCCCCAACGGAGCCGGCAAAACTACTACCCTACGCGCTTTGTGTACTCTCACCACACCAGATGCTGGTAAAATCGAAGTATCTGGTATTTCCGTGATAGATAATCCAAGAGCAGCTAGAAAAAGACTTGGTTATGTAGCTCAGGAAGTAGCTATAGATAAGGTATTAACTGGACGCGAACTCCTGCAACTGCAAGCAGCACTCTATCACTTAAACGCGACGGTGGCAAAACAGCGCGTTGAAGTGGTGCTAAATTTACTCGGTTTGCAAGAATACGCAGAGCAAAAAACTGGCACATACTCTGGTGGTTTACGCAAACGCCTAGACTTAGCAGCTGGGTTACTACATGCACCAGATGTCCTAGTTTTAGATGAGCCAACAGTGGGGTTGGACATAGAAAGTCGTTTTATCGTCTGGGAATTTCTGCGTAAATTGCGCGAAGCTGGAACTACTGTAGTGATTACCAGCCATTATTTAGAAGAAATTGACGCTTTAGCCGATCAGGTGGCGATAATTGACCGGGGTGTAGTCATCGCCAATGGTACACCATCCCAACTCAAAGATAAAGTGGGAGGCGATCGCATCACCCTGCGTATCCGCGAGTTTACACCCCCAGAAGAAGCAGAAAAAGCCAAAAACTTACTCGCACCTCTGCCATTTGTACAGGAAGTGATCATCAACAGCGCTCAAGGAAATTCTCTCAACTTAGTGGTAACACCACAAAACGATGCTTTGATTACCATCCAACAAGCGCTCAATCATGCTGCACTACCTGTATTTGGTATTGCCCAATCTCGTCCTAGTTTAGACGACGTTTACCTCGCCGCCACAGGACGCACCCTCATGGATGCAGAACTAGCAGCCCTGGGAAGCCGTGATCCCAAAGCAGAGAAAAAGCAAAATATGAGATAG
- a CDS encoding ABC transporter permease: MSGTVIPPKSEINWQQVAAPQVYADTAPNFVGELVQETLALTRRLFIQLQRRPSTLLAGIIQPVMWLVLFGALFQNAPKGIFGSTTNYAQFLSAGIIVFTAFGGALNAGLPVMFDREFGFLNRLLVAPLASRYSIVLASAIFIISQSLLQAAVIVAAAGFLGAGVPDIAGLTTIALIVFLLALGVTALSLGLAFALPGHIELIAVIFVTNLPLLFASTALAPLSFMPQWLQVVATLNPLSYAIEPIRYLYTHQDWGLGSVVMHTFWGDVTFGSALAVLLGFAVVALLIIQPRLRRTLS; the protein is encoded by the coding sequence ATGAGTGGTACTGTTATACCTCCCAAATCAGAAATTAACTGGCAGCAAGTGGCTGCACCACAAGTTTACGCTGATACAGCTCCTAATTTTGTTGGTGAACTAGTTCAAGAAACCTTGGCTTTGACACGCCGCTTGTTTATTCAATTGCAACGCCGTCCTTCCACTCTACTTGCAGGCATTATTCAACCTGTAATGTGGTTAGTGCTATTTGGCGCCTTATTTCAAAACGCACCCAAAGGAATTTTTGGCAGTACAACAAATTACGCCCAATTTCTCAGTGCTGGTATCATTGTTTTTACTGCCTTTGGTGGAGCGTTAAATGCTGGTTTACCAGTCATGTTTGACCGTGAATTCGGCTTTTTGAATCGGCTGTTAGTTGCTCCTCTGGCATCACGATATTCGATTGTATTGGCTTCTGCCATCTTTATCATCAGCCAAAGTTTGCTGCAAGCAGCCGTGATAGTCGCAGCAGCAGGATTTCTCGGTGCAGGAGTGCCAGATATAGCTGGTTTGACTACTATTGCTTTGATTGTCTTTCTCCTGGCTTTGGGTGTAACAGCCCTCAGCTTAGGTTTGGCTTTTGCCCTACCCGGACATATTGAACTAATAGCAGTAATTTTTGTTACAAACCTGCCGCTATTATTTGCTAGCACAGCTTTAGCTCCATTATCGTTTATGCCCCAGTGGTTACAGGTTGTAGCTACCCTTAATCCCCTTAGCTATGCCATTGAGCCTATTCGCTATCTTTACACCCATCAAGATTGGGGCTTAGGTAGCGTGGTGATGCACACCTTTTGGGGTGATGTTACCTTTGGTAGCGCCTTAGCTGTGTTGCTGGGTTTTGCTGTTGTTGCTTTATTAATTATTCAACCCCGACTGCGGCGGACTCTTTCTTAA
- a CDS encoding FGGY-family carbohydrate kinase produces MGFYLGIDFGTSGARSIVIDEVGIMQQRVIYPFEISPSVDLANIWQMALFSLLEQISGDLRREIRAIAINGTSSTVLLCDASGNPVDAPLLYNDGRGAVVMDRLKNAAPPNHTVLSATSSLAKLLWMSQQAFFTQAKYFLHQADWLAFLLHGQLGISDYHNVLKLGYDVEALQYPEWLKKLQISIHLPKVVTPGSPIGELRPEIAAKYNFPKDCLVCAGTTDSIAAFIASGAESPGEAVTSVGSTLVLKLLSRTRVEDVRYGIYSHRLGNLWLTGGASNTGGAVLRQFFTNAELENLSQEIDASQASALDYYPLLKPGDRFPINDPYLQPRLEPRPDNPVEFLHGLLESIARLEARGYELLQELGANKLTRVYTAGGGAANDTWTAIRGRYLQVPVLRSVNTEAAYGTALLAMRGIEK; encoded by the coding sequence ATGGGTTTTTATCTAGGTATTGATTTTGGGACATCTGGCGCACGGAGTATCGTGATTGATGAAGTAGGGATTATGCAACAACGGGTGATATACCCGTTTGAGATATCCCCTAGCGTTGACTTAGCAAATATTTGGCAGATGGCTTTATTTAGCCTGCTAGAGCAAATTTCTGGGGATTTGCGGCGAGAAATTAGAGCGATCGCTATCAATGGTACTTCTTCGACTGTCTTATTGTGCGATGCTAGTGGTAATCCTGTAGATGCGCCTTTGCTGTACAACGATGGAAGGGGTGCTGTGGTGATGGATCGGTTAAAGAATGCAGCACCCCCAAATCACACTGTTTTAAGTGCAACCTCAAGCCTGGCTAAACTTTTGTGGATGTCACAGCAAGCTTTTTTCACGCAAGCTAAATATTTTTTGCATCAGGCAGACTGGCTAGCATTTCTATTGCATGGACAATTGGGTATTAGCGATTACCATAACGTTTTAAAACTGGGTTATGACGTAGAAGCTTTGCAATATCCAGAATGGTTAAAGAAACTACAAATTTCCATTCATCTACCAAAAGTAGTAACTCCTGGTAGTCCTATCGGTGAATTGCGTCCAGAAATTGCTGCTAAGTACAATTTCCCCAAAGATTGCTTGGTGTGTGCTGGTACAACAGACAGTATTGCGGCATTTATTGCTAGTGGTGCGGAGTCTCCAGGGGAAGCGGTGACTTCTGTTGGTTCTACACTAGTGCTGAAGCTTTTAAGCCGTACCCGTGTAGAAGATGTCAGATATGGTATCTACAGCCATCGTTTAGGGAATTTATGGCTAACTGGAGGCGCTTCTAATACTGGTGGTGCTGTGCTGCGGCAATTTTTTACTAACGCCGAATTAGAAAATCTGAGTCAGGAAATTGATGCCAGTCAAGCAAGTGCTTTGGATTATTATCCCTTGTTGAAACCGGGCGATCGCTTTCCGATTAATGACCCCTATTTACAGCCACGATTAGAACCACGTCCAGACAATCCTGTGGAATTTCTACATGGATTATTAGAAAGTATTGCCCGGCTTGAGGCGCGTGGATATGAGTTACTGCAAGAATTGGGGGCAAATAAGTTAACTCGTGTTTATACAGCTGGCGGTGGTGCGGCAAATGACACTTGGACAGCGATTAGGGGGCGATATTTGCAGGTTCCAGTACTGCGTTCGGTGAATACGGAGGCAGCTTATGGAACAGCGTTATTGGCAATGCGGGGAATAGAGAAATGA
- the psaM gene encoding photosystem I reaction center subunit XII, whose protein sequence is MSISDTQVYIALVVALLPGFLAWRLATELYK, encoded by the coding sequence ATGAGTATATCTGATACTCAAGTCTACATCGCTTTGGTTGTGGCTTTGCTTCCAGGATTTCTGGCTTGGCGTTTAGCAACAGAACTTTATAAATAA
- a CDS encoding tetratricopeptide repeat protein: MNSHSFLASGEQQNHRYNNVLKTTKNLQQRENNGSGESAFGDSYLRSCALKSAQQGDYIKAIALLSQLINRHPQNAIDYNNRGLIYFQCGESQKAFCDYNTALQLNPNLVSAYNNRANYYAARGELVAAIADYDQALDLNPSYVRAWLNRGITLRDLGKYEEAIDNFEVALLFGQLEGRILAERGRTYHLWGDWNCAVADYRRALFLLPSFDTTQDITTSRLRFQVENWFHELTKIQ, encoded by the coding sequence ATGAACAGCCACTCATTTTTAGCATCTGGTGAGCAGCAAAATCACAGATACAACAACGTGTTAAAAACTACCAAAAATCTTCAGCAGCGAGAAAATAACGGTAGCGGCGAATCTGCTTTCGGTGACAGCTACTTACGCTCTTGTGCTTTGAAGTCAGCCCAACAAGGAGACTATATTAAGGCGATCGCACTGTTGAGTCAGCTGATCAACCGTCATCCCCAAAATGCGATTGATTACAACAACCGGGGACTAATTTATTTTCAATGCGGCGAAAGCCAAAAAGCCTTTTGTGATTACAATACAGCTTTGCAGCTTAATCCTAATTTGGTCAGTGCTTATAATAATAGGGCTAATTACTACGCTGCTCGTGGAGAATTAGTAGCAGCGATCGCGGACTATGATCAGGCACTGGATTTGAACCCTAGTTATGTCCGAGCATGGTTGAATAGAGGCATTACTTTACGTGACTTAGGAAAATATGAAGAGGCTATTGATAATTTTGAAGTAGCGCTGCTTTTTGGTCAGTTAGAAGGTCGTATTCTAGCAGAACGCGGTAGAACTTATCATCTGTGGGGTGACTGGAATTGTGCTGTGGCTGATTATCGTCGTGCTTTGTTTTTACTACCGTCGTTTGACACCACGCAAGACATTACAACCTCACGCTTGCGTTTTCAAGTGGAAAATTGGTTCCACGAGTTAACCAAAATTCAGTGA
- a CDS encoding glutathione S-transferase family protein: MLKLYGGARSRASIVQWYLEELGIPYEFVMLDMQAGEHRQPAYLAINPMGKVPAIIDGDLQLWESGAILLYLDEKYGKGQHSPEERAKMAQWVLFANSTLATGIFVEANREREMPRLMTPLNEILQRQLFLVGGKFTVADVAVGSVLSYIPLMLKLDLSSHPAVFTYVKRLSERPAFQATIGSRK, encoded by the coding sequence ATGCTTAAACTTTACGGTGGCGCTCGTAGTCGTGCCTCAATTGTGCAATGGTATCTCGAAGAATTGGGAATTCCCTACGAATTTGTCATGCTAGACATGCAAGCTGGAGAACATCGTCAACCAGCATACTTAGCAATTAACCCAATGGGTAAAGTGCCAGCAATTATTGATGGTGATTTGCAACTTTGGGAATCAGGGGCAATCTTGCTTTATCTGGATGAAAAGTATGGTAAAGGTCAGCACTCACCAGAAGAAAGGGCGAAAATGGCTCAGTGGGTATTGTTTGCTAATTCCACCTTGGCTACAGGCATATTTGTAGAAGCTAATCGTGAGCGAGAAATGCCTCGTCTGATGACTCCCCTCAACGAAATTCTCCAGCGTCAACTATTTTTGGTAGGTGGTAAATTTACTGTTGCTGATGTTGCAGTAGGGTCTGTCTTATCTTATATTCCCCTAATGTTAAAGTTAGACTTGAGTTCTCACCCAGCTGTATTTACCTATGTAAAACGGCTGTCTGAACGCCCTGCTTTTCAAGCAACTATCGGTTCTCGTAAATAA
- a CDS encoding YajQ family cyclic di-GMP-binding protein, with translation MASTYSFDIVSDFDRQELVNAVDQTARDIKSRYDLKDTQTIIELGEQSIIVNTDSEFTLESVHNILREKAAKRNLSQKIFDFGKVESASGNRIRQEIKLKKGISQEIAKQISKLIRDEFKKIQASIQGDAVRVSAKSKDELQAVIQRLKQEDFPVALQFTNYR, from the coding sequence ATGGCTTCTACGTATTCCTTTGATATCGTGAGTGATTTTGACAGACAAGAATTAGTTAACGCTGTCGATCAAACTGCACGAGACATTAAAAGCCGTTACGACCTCAAAGATACTCAAACTATAATAGAACTAGGTGAACAAAGCATTATTGTTAACACTGATAGCGAATTCACCTTAGAATCTGTACATAATATTCTGCGAGAAAAAGCCGCCAAGCGTAACCTTTCTCAAAAAATATTCGATTTTGGTAAAGTTGAATCAGCTAGCGGCAACCGTATTCGTCAAGAAATCAAATTGAAAAAAGGCATTAGTCAAGAAATTGCCAAGCAAATTTCTAAGTTAATTCGCGACGAATTTAAAAAAATCCAAGCCTCAATTCAAGGTGATGCTGTGCGTGTCAGTGCTAAGAGTAAAGATGAATTACAAGCAGTTATTCAACGATTAAAACAAGAAGACTTTCCTGTAGCTTTGCAATTCACAAACTATCGTTAA
- the hemE gene encoding uroporphyrinogen decarboxylase has product MGISSNDPLLLRAARGEVVDRPPVWMMRQAGRYMKAYRDLREKYPSFRERSEIPEVAIEVSLQPWRAFQPDGVILFSDIVTPLPGLGIDMDIAEGKGPIIHSPIRTQAQVDNLLPLDPEKSLPFIQTILQALRQEVGNKSTVLGFVGAPWTLAAYAVEGKGSKTYSIIKNMAFSDPTILHQFLEKLADAIATYMRYQIDCGAQVVQMFDSWAGQLSPQDYETFALPYQQRVFQQVKETHPDTPLILLVSGSAGLLERMAKSGADVITVDWTVDMADARARLGKHMKVQGNLDPGVLFGSKEFIRDRILDTVRKAGNWGHILNLGHGVLPETPEENVAFFFETAKQLNAVSC; this is encoded by the coding sequence ATGGGTATTTCCTCTAATGATCCCCTTCTCCTTAGGGCAGCTCGTGGTGAAGTTGTAGATCGTCCGCCAGTATGGATGATGCGGCAAGCGGGACGATATATGAAAGCTTATCGGGATTTAAGGGAGAAATACCCTTCGTTTCGTGAACGATCTGAAATTCCAGAAGTGGCGATCGAAGTTTCCTTACAACCTTGGCGGGCTTTTCAACCAGACGGTGTAATTTTATTTTCTGATATTGTGACACCATTGCCTGGTTTGGGCATTGACATGGATATTGCTGAAGGGAAGGGGCCAATTATTCACTCTCCCATCCGTACTCAAGCACAAGTTGATAACTTGCTTCCCCTAGATCCAGAAAAGTCCTTGCCGTTTATCCAAACTATATTGCAAGCACTGCGCCAAGAAGTAGGCAATAAATCAACGGTGTTGGGATTTGTAGGTGCGCCGTGGACTCTAGCAGCTTACGCTGTAGAAGGAAAAGGTTCTAAAACCTATTCCATAATCAAAAACATGGCATTTTCTGATCCCACAATTCTGCATCAGTTTCTGGAAAAACTTGCAGATGCGATCGCTACCTACATGCGCTATCAAATTGACTGTGGCGCCCAAGTTGTGCAAATGTTTGATTCTTGGGCAGGGCAATTAAGTCCCCAAGATTATGAAACTTTTGCTTTGCCTTATCAACAGCGAGTTTTCCAACAAGTTAAGGAAACTCATCCAGATACACCCCTAATTCTATTAGTTAGTGGTAGTGCTGGTTTATTGGAAAGAATGGCAAAATCTGGTGCAGATGTAATTACTGTAGACTGGACAGTAGACATGGCAGACGCCCGGGCAAGATTGGGCAAACACATGAAAGTGCAAGGAAATCTTGATCCTGGTGTGTTGTTTGGATCTAAGGAATTTATTCGCGATCGCATTCTTGACACTGTTCGCAAAGCTGGTAATTGGGGTCACATTCTTAACCTTGGTCACGGTGTTCTCCCTGAAACCCCAGAAGAAAACGTCGCCTTTTTCTTTGAAACTGCCAAGCAACTTAATGCTGTTAGTTGTTAG